A window of Gossypium hirsutum isolate 1008001.06 chromosome D13, Gossypium_hirsutum_v2.1, whole genome shotgun sequence genomic DNA:
TTGTCACTAATCTGaacataattataaataaaaaagcattaaaattgaaaatttgtaatTATGGTCTTTAAATTGATGCGTGAATAGGAAGTGTTTTTGTTATAAATTTCGCatgaatttaattatgaatttcatcTTTGTTTCATAAGAgcactattttaatttattaaattttgtattttttatattttataaaaagattattatttgatatgcaaatgataaaaaaatttaattctacAAACAAAATTAATGATGTTGTCACGTGTCTTAAATGGttagatttgattaatttattgaTTGAATTAGTATTTTTGTAGTTAGAGACTTAAGGAGATGATTTAATAGTGTTAATgacaaattaaaagaattgaaaattcaTAGTTAAACCTTTAAAATGCTTTCTAGTTTTGGTCGTGTttgttttgaaaataataatattatattgttAGCAACGTGtcatatcaattattaaatctgttaaaaaaataattaaacaacgGAAAAGCCGTACAAAATTCCAAAATCGATCAAAACATTAAATAGtacaaatttcatttaaaatcaaaGGAAGATTGGATCAGGTTaagttcaattgatttttaaatattttttttaaaaaataatcaacattttttaaaaatttgttgaatttactaataatttttattaatttgagcAGAGTAGGATGGAAGGAATATATTCCTTTCTCGATCCTAGATTATACAGGTCATCGCTTCAGTGTTTGCGGAAATTCATCACACAATTTCAAGTTCAAACAACCCCAGAAATTTCCAGTTTCATCACCTATCACTTCTAATCTAAATTCAACTGTTTTTGAGTGTTTTTCAAGGGAAAATGAGAAGAGAAATTCATATGTTCTTCCTTCCATTCTTGGCTCATGGTCACCTCATCCCAGTAGTGGATATGGCCAAGATGTTTGCGAGTCGAGGAGTGAAGACAACTATAGTTACCACTCCAGTCAACGCTCTTCTCTTCTCCAACACAATCGCGAGAAGCAAGGAATCTGGTATCCACATCGGTGTCGAGCTTCTCAACTTCCCGGCTGTCGACGTTGGGTTGCCTGAAGGGTGTGAAAACGATGACTTGATCCCTACTTCCCAAGACGGAAATTTGGAAATGATTACCAAATTCTTCCAGGCCTCACTCATGCTTCAACAACCCTTTGAAAAGCTGCTACAAGAACGTAAACCAGATTGTTTGGTGGCTGATACGTTCTTCCATTGGGCTACTGATGCTGCAAACAAATTCGGGATTCCCAGGTTGGTTTTTCATGGAATTAGCTACTTTTCATTGTGTGCATCGGAGTGCATGAGTCTATACAAGCCATACAAGAAGGTTCAGTCCGATTCCCAACCTTTTGTGGTGCCTAACCTACCAGGCGATATCAAGTTGACAAGAAACCAAGTGCCGGATTACGTCAAACAAGATGCTGAAACTAATTCTACCAAGCTGTTGAAAGCAATCAAGGAAGCAGAGCTGAAAAGCTACGGCGTATTTGTCAACAGTTTTTACGAGCTGGAGGCAACCTATGCTGACTACTACAGGAATGTATTGGGGAAAAAGTCATGGCATGTCGGCCGAGTTTCGCTCTGCAATAGGAAAAATATAGATAAAGTTGAGAGGGGAAACAAATCAGTCATTGATGAGCAGGAGTGTTTGGAGTGGCTTGAGTCTAAAGAACCCAATTCGGTTCTTTACATATGTTTTGGGAGTAGGACCAACTTTACATCTTCTCAATTAAAGGAGATCGCCATGGCCCTTGAAGCATCGGAGTTGCAGTTCATTTGGGTTGTGAGGAAGCAAAAGAACAATGAAGAAGAGGATGATTGGTTGCCAGAAGGATTTGAGAAGAGAATGGAATGGAAGGGACTTATAATAAGAGGATGGGCACCCCAAGTGTTGATTCTTGATCATGAAGCCGTTGGGGGATTTGTGACTCATTGTGGATGGAATTCAACCTTGGAAGGCGTGTGTGCTGGTGTGCCTATGGTTACTTGGCCGGCATTTGCTGAGCAGTTTTACAATGAAAAGTTGTTGACTCAAGTCTTAAATATTGGAGTAGCTGTGGGTGCTCAGAAATGGGTGAGACTGGTGGGAGAGTTTGTGGAAAGGGAAGCCATTGAGAAGGCAGTGAAGGAGATGATGAAGGGTGACAAGGCAGAAGAAATGAGAAACAGAGCCAAAGCACTGGCTGAAGCAGCAAAGAAAGCTGTTGAAAAAGGAGGGTCTTCTTACTCAGATTTGGATGCTCTGATTGAAGAAATAAGCTTGCGTTCTCATTAAATCCATGGACATTTCATATTGATAAGAAAGTTACACTGTAATTTTCATACCTGTCTTTATACATTCAATCAGTGCTTGCATCTTCAATTGACCCTATAATGTTTTGCATATGGATGGTGCAATTCCTCAGCAGCTAGCTTCATGTGTTCTTCCTTCCATTCATGGTCCATGGCCACATGATACCAATCGTAAACATGGCTAAGCTGTagcttaaataaattatttttttagtaattttaaacataaaatctTTTGGAACTGTAGCTTTTCGATTTTTCTTCGACTGAAAATTAAATATTGTTGCTGATTTTGGCCCTGGCCTCTTTCATTTATCTATAAATAAAGATTGTTGCCACTTAAAAACGGTAAACTACATCGATGGTCATCCAATCAtacctttatttttgttttagttatcgaactttaaaaatttttaatttagccaCTAACGTTTGAAtttattcctgttttgttcactCATTAATAAATTGATAACGGAAAGCCTTTTTTTTCTAACTGATGtaataacatatttagtcctcaatagttatatattttgtcaatttgatcttaattttaaataatttaataaatttaacctttcaaatttacaaattctatcaatttgatactCGAACTTACTAACTAAAGCTTTCAGTTTTTAAAACAAAGGTATTccattaattgttttatttacgAGTTGAAAGTATCCAATTCGGTATATAACCATTCTTGTTTATATTTTTGAGAAGTTAGTgttgtcgaaatcatttttttaaaacaaaaatttagttgtcgattttttaaaaaataaaaaattgggagtcgccgcCAATATTTTATtatggtgtgattggatcacctaaataCGACTTTGGTCAACGAGTTTTAGAAAagcgggttcgggagtcagttacgtacaaggaaggattagcaccctcgtaacgccaaaaatttggtaccaaattgattaattagtgtcttaatgtcgagagttaATAAATACAAtctttatttaaattgaattatttattaagaTTTTCTCATTTTGGAAAAggaaaatatcacacccaatgcgttaggacacaatattttaTTCTCTTCCTGATGAGTTAGTCAAAAACTCGtgtaataaatttaagaaaatatctaattgtttaaaatttgtgaagaaatcgcagcccaatacgttagggcactatttcttaaaatcccaaacattcaatattccctttatttttttaaaaaaatctttatctcaAGAAATCagcgtgtcacatccaatacgttaggacacaacatattgaattcccgatgacaagttttattttgcttgattaaagagcaatcctcgattgttagattttacaaaaaaatcggaactcaatacgttagggctcaattttcttgaaaatcctaaatacgagtattatcccTATTTTGAAACgttctatttttaaaaatcaagtaaaaaaatgGGGTAATGTTATGTTGTATGTATAAATGTCACAATaacaaatacaacaataataaatacagtaatggcatagaaataatataaaaaaataaataaacgaaactaATATACATGAGGGGAAAAAATGACATGCAAGGTATCAAATAAACGagcaagataaaaaaaatgaaaacgcaaattaataaacaaatgaaagaaataaaccaaaaaaataaagaataaaagatacataatatatatattgaaattatgaagaataaaaaaacaaatgattttacatataaaatttgggttataaaaaaaattatataaacaaaatatataatgtatttgtgaaaataaagaagagtatagaaatatgtatataaattataaaatatgtgttaaaataCAAGTAGATATTTAAACATTTTTGAAAATAAGAATGGATatatacgcatatatatataaaagaatattcattaggaaaaaatatatatgtatacatgtacatataaaatatatgcatagattaaaaataattaaataatatctacattatcaacattaaaaaaaaatatgtatgtgtatatatataaatatgagaaaaaatattagtttaaaaaaaattataaatatgtacataaaaaatacatatatatatataaatttaaaaaatgtatgtatgtacatgggaataataattaaaataaataataataataataataataataataataatagtaaaactaatattaaacttaattagtaaaataaatgcAAAGGATTAAgttgaaatcaaaacaaaattaaaaaacgaaagcaaattaaaataaaggacAGATTTGCAAAATGCGCATAATATGAAGGgccaaaagggaaattaatcccGCCCTTCCTAAACGTTGCGCAGCATTGGATTAAAACGTCACACGGGTAAAATATATGGGCCAAATTGAAAAAGGCAACAGACTTGATTAAAACGCTTCGCGAAAAGGGAGGCCCTAATTGCGAAATTTACCACTTAGGCCAGAACGCGCGGACCCTGCTTGCGGGTCGGGTCGGCGCGCGGATCTAGCCTCTTAAATGGCGCCGTTTTACCTGttttaggttttaaaaaaaagaaaaaaaatttaataaaatgttttgttttttccTGAAGCAGAAACTGCTTCTTTTAGGGTTTCTCTAACCCTTGGGAGCCGCCGCTCAAGGACTTCCCACAGCCTCTATCGATGCCCCAGTCCCCACTCGCGACGGAGAGGGCACCAACTCGGCGATTCCGGCGAAAAGGTAAGTTTACCctcttcttttttatatattttaagtaaaaataaataaataaaataaaaaaataaataaagaaatggcGAATCtgtattttaatcttttctttgtATTCTCTTTCGTTCCAAAAAAAATCCCCTGTTACAATGTTTGAGTCTGCTTTTTATAGTAGAccaatgaaaaaaagaaaaaaaggtatgAAATTTCTATTGCATCTTTGCTTGCTGATTTTCCTTCGAGTTTCTCGTTATTCTGCCGATTCTATCTTGTTGCCTTTCTTGTCTTGCAGGTGAAGGTGGCTCGTGTAAGGCGCTTGGTTGCGGTGCTGAAGACTCCCTTAGAAACCCTAGGTTTCTTCATTTGTTTTGGGCCACttgtattttgggccttgtattCTGGGCCAGCTCGTTAAAATACtggacttttttattttatttttatttataaaaaggcCGGATAAAATTTAGTTATTACAAGTGATAAAAACTGTCaaaacaccattaaaaataatagaaaatataaaattttgaaatataatatataataaaagtatataaataatttaatatttgtaaaaaagaaatttactctAACtagcataattttaatttttaattaaaatggtaaatgatTTGATACTAAATCAGAT
This region includes:
- the LOC121225662 gene encoding scopoletin glucosyltransferase; translation: MRREIHMFFLPFLAHGHLIPVVDMAKMFASRGVKTTIVTTPVNALLFSNTIARSKESGIHIGVELLNFPAVDVGLPEGCENDDLIPTSQDGNLEMITKFFQASLMLQQPFEKLLQERKPDCLVADTFFHWATDAANKFGIPRLVFHGISYFSLCASECMSLYKPYKKVQSDSQPFVVPNLPGDIKLTRNQVPDYVKQDAETNSTKLLKAIKEAELKSYGVFVNSFYELEATYADYYRNVLGKKSWHVGRVSLCNRKNIDKVERGNKSVIDEQECLEWLESKEPNSVLYICFGSRTNFTSSQLKEIAMALEASELQFIWVVRKQKNNEEEDDWLPEGFEKRMEWKGLIIRGWAPQVLILDHEAVGGFVTHCGWNSTLEGVCAGVPMVTWPAFAEQFYNEKLLTQVLNIGVAVGAQKWVRLVGEFVEREAIEKAVKEMMKGDKAEEMRNRAKALAEAAKKAVEKGGSSYSDLDALIEEISLRSH